The Streptomyces laurentii genome contains a region encoding:
- a CDS encoding hypothetical protein (identified by MetaGeneAnnotator; putative;~sequence version:1), whose product MIHEVDDVLRALIRAEVLEGGQVAVVFDAPTREWAAKVNAPMVNLYLYDIREDMRRRERGLHNEYDERGVVVARLRPPRYFKLSYLITAWTKRPEDEHRLLSSLLACLLRYEALPPARLTGTLAEIGTAVPMSIALPPPEDRSFADVWSALGGELKPSLDLVVSVPVTASPRYVVGPPVGEEGIDVRIGEVGR is encoded by the coding sequence GTGATCCACGAGGTGGACGACGTCCTGCGGGCCCTGATCCGTGCCGAGGTCCTGGAGGGCGGGCAGGTGGCGGTGGTCTTCGACGCGCCGACGAGGGAATGGGCGGCGAAGGTCAACGCGCCGATGGTGAACCTGTATCTGTACGACATCCGCGAGGACATGCGGCGCCGGGAGCGCGGACTGCACAACGAGTACGACGAGCGGGGCGTGGTCGTGGCCCGGCTCCGGCCGCCGCGCTACTTCAAACTGTCGTATCTGATCACCGCCTGGACCAAGCGCCCGGAGGACGAACACCGGCTGCTCTCCTCGCTGTTGGCGTGTCTGCTGCGGTACGAGGCGCTGCCTCCGGCGCGGCTCACCGGCACCCTCGCGGAGATCGGTACGGCCGTGCCGATGTCGATCGCCCTGCCGCCGCCGGAGGACCGGTCGTTCGCCGATGTGTGGAGCGCGCTGGGCGGCGAGCTGAAGCCGTCGCTCGACCTGGTGGTGAGTGTGCCGGTGACGGCCTCGCCGCGGTACGTGGTCGGGCCGCCGGTCGGCGAGGAGGGTATCGACGTGCGGATCGGCGAGGTCGGGCGTTGA